Proteins encoded together in one Diabrotica undecimpunctata isolate CICGRU chromosome 3, icDiaUnde3, whole genome shotgun sequence window:
- the LOC140437785 gene encoding uncharacterized protein isoform X1 has translation MDIFTGQGKRYRANANDMDYHPQGLPGSTRVVLNHLDVSTQANIQHSALSYESEDEMMSRMSRDRKGTPHYNREDIREQYCITERGLGALETKQSLFGCLSSHQGSCSNRTSLLTACVRQKVPSDENLYDLYRRHPSEYAPYPRRSRYPWGPVVSDIYRYDEDLKSSYFRRKPIIDPSRYTWMPSDDESVRMEKPRSIIENCHDRVTNSSSVMLPGKKHVSFARSHTLASFDNALSTLSYSTGHLNHIATSQERLLDVRKPELTPIITKQPEQEVFCDKIKRVPMKTQATQTEVGLGRKPLPPHINLSPRTIQKVKMVSQGAQTNGIATNGRKLIKSYSEAGSKFGISPMNGEIIPFDTIPDHEPLQRTQSDEPPRSPFIVDKAPTFSLPDRNGPGADSETSSLTKSDEHESEDSAESKKEIFIDFKPQLSPSSKMSKRTLMKALSDGEILLEQRRVKISDDCVVPEKPVHSVSHEDVYNEDEERIFTPYFQKMPIQNEGVCKPLEENVYSSLDNGMYTQDSIDEDFHEHLIYSRTYLDTHEFNGEQHINMENWLKDDSIVPSISFLPHAKLSPFTSNDSLANETRDQSDGIWNESQATVLQVDSGTDNGTILSSSEFNSATSPVSASIALTPSSKRKHMLMIQHQQRSSMDTENLDEETVDQNVTYLRKVSPAKTVESPASLFPRQYLSVENILPIRKKFTPETPVGSPLPAVVPDLLLSRTDSCRTNTDVSESTTTDDYITANSGTDSSRKSGSIKGPELYNNLQQAHITDGSSLESARGLDAISDDMVVPSFSPPPTTSASTVGDSSHSLCNTPVPNIRTGRSTPSEDSSSSCGSYSVGSTPDLLDRFTETVPSRNKKVCPPNVSDDERSVRYSSSGYYESPMEDDTTWTSPKNNHHRRCKDFTLDLSNNPNKSYLETYSILNPKPNKRNIKASPSAEKPKRSKPRMRSPMQGSRKNSQLKKQAHIQEKENKATSDESSCDIAVKHLSNQNSPRRGKKTKENSKKKGIPRSPVSQRSAQEKKSSSLPGSLSRKKSSKQCHNLAPESGSSERKNSVSSPLSLTRQSPKKVEDSTKLKALSAESLRSVSPGSDSVFYSDPSSQTADHQVHCLHCGKEVDIVTTDDPDKSISSLENPEEIVQPPAGFEDSPRIKSSGRLFKKLERRIRSEERNYLENKKNRYKSEVRAKSEERGASTYKSKLRPMAKSTTGSQEQLKATDSSPSVLPGAPENEDDTGIYDVPYMEGCWIHIDERDEVIARTSCSSPSDKPSSRKDSISSTESEQEFRKKFQAVTHRMVHRKSCLEMYKRQNNKSFDCDKTVIVRRESGEFGFRIHGSKPVVVSAIEPGTPAETSGLEVGDIVLSVNGVSVLDKNHSEIVKIAHAGSDTLKMEVARTCYALSPQQEEEPSKILFSGYLWKLSGYASGNSSNRWMRRWFCLKQNGCLYCYKTDMDKHPVDVTMLHDQEIQTVDDQENFSKSHVFIVQKHDGVPLYLAAESSSMQEKWVEEMNKLMIDNKQLLDSFLDRTKSNLMLPPCSIKEPDCFGYLVKLGTQWKSWSRRYCILKDACLYFYQDANAKNAFGVAYLHGYRVQQYLSGTKKYAFEIVPPDSNKKHYYFHTDSDADKKRWIAALEYSIDKWMKI, from the exons gcCAATATTCAACATAGTGCGCTGAGCTACGAGTCGGAGGACGAGATGATGAGCCGGATGAGCCGCGACAGAAAGGGCACACCACACTACAACAGAGAAGATATTAGGGAACAATATTGCATTACCGAACGCGGTTTAGGTGCCTTGGAAACCAAACAAAGCTTGTTCGGATGTCTTTCGTCTCATCAAGGCTCTTGCTCAAACCGTACATCTCTCCTTACAGCTTGCGTGAGACAGAAAGTACCTTCGGACGAGAATTTGTACGATCTTTATAGAAGGCATCCGTCGGAGTATGCTCCATATCCAAGAAGAAGCAG ATATCCATGGGGTCCGGTAGTATCTGATATCTACCGCTATGATGAAGATTTAAAATCGTCATACTTTAGAAGAAAACCAATCATAGATCCAAGCCGCTACACTTGGATGCCTTCCGACGATGAGTCAGTCAGAATGGAGAAACCTAGGTCTATCATTGAAAACTGCCATGATAGGGTTACTAATTCTTCTTCTGTTATGTTGCCAGG GAAAAAGCATGTTAGTTTCGCTAGATCTCATACTCTAGCGTCTTTTGACAATGCTCTATCTACTCTTAGTTATTCTACTGGGCATTTGAATCACATAGCTACAAGTCAGGAGAGGTTACTGGACGTTAGGAAACCTGAGTTGACGCCTATCATTACTAAACAACCTGAGCAGGAGGTCTTTTGTG ATAAAATCAAAAGAGTGCCGATGAAGACACAGGCCACTCAAACCGAAGTAGGTCTAGGAAGGAAACCATTACCTCCCCACATAAATTTAAGTCCAAGAACTATACAAAAG GTCAAGATGGTATCCCAAGGCGCCCAAACCAACGGCATCGCCACAAACGGCCGAAAACTGATCAAATCCTACTCGGAAGCCGGCAGCAAATTCGGAATATCGCCGATGAACGGAGAAATTATTCCTTTTGATACGATTCCCGATCATGAACCTTTACAAAGAACCCAATCTGACGAACCTCCTAGATCTCCGTTCATCGTAGATAAGGCACCGACTTTTTCTTTACCCGATCGTAACGGCCCAGGCGCCGACAGTGAAACCTCTTCTTTAACCAAATCTGACGAGCACGAGTCTGAAGATTCTGCTGAATCCAAAAAAgagatttttatagattttaag ccGCAACTTTCCCCTTCAAGCAAAATGTCAAAAAGAACCCTGATGAAGGCTCTGTCAGATGGCGAAATTTTGCTGGAACAAAGACGAGTAAAAATATCTGACGACTGTGTTGTTCCTGAAAAGCCGGTGCATTCCGTTAGCCATGAGGATGTTTATAATGAAGACGAGGAAAGGATATTCACGCCGTATTTCCAGAAAATGCCGATTCAAAATGAAG GTGTTTGTAAACCCCTGGAAGAAAACGTCTATTCTTCACTGGACAACGGAATGTACACGCAGGACTCGATCGACGAGGATTTTCACGAACATTTAATTTACAGCAGAACATACTTGGACACTCACGAATTTAATGGTGAACAACACATCAACATGGAAAATTGGCTAAAGGACGATTCGATTGTACCTTCCATAAGTTTTCTACCGCACGCAAAACTTTCTCCCTTCACTTCGAATGATTCTTTAGCTAACGAGACcag GGATCAGTCTGACGGAATTTGGAATGAATCTCAAGCAACAGTACTACAAGTGGACTCAGGAACTGACAACGGAACAATCTTAAGCAGCTCAGAGTTTAATTCAGCCACATCACCCGTTTCTGCATCCATCGCTCTAACTCCATCATCCAAAAGAAAACACATGCTCATGATTCAACACCAACAAAGATCTTCCATGGACACCGAGAACCTCGACGAAGAAACTGTGGACCAAAATGTAACATATTTAAGAAAAGTATCTCCGGCGAAGACTGTGGAATCTCCGGCATCGTTATTTCCAAGACAATACTTATCCGTAGAGAATATTTTACCGATAAGAAAAAAATTCACGCCAGAAACACCCGTCGGCTCGCCTCTTCCTGCTGTAGTTCCTGATCTTCTGCTGTCTAGAACTGATTCTTGTAGAACTAATACAGATGTATCAGAAAGTACTACTACTGACGACTATATCACTGCCAATTCTGGTACGGACAGCTCAAGAAAAAGTGGGTCtattaag ggTCCCGAATTATATAACAACCTTCAACAAGCCCACATTACCGACGGCTCAAGCCTGGAAAGCGCTCGAGGCTTGGACGCTATCAGCGACGACATGGTAGTCCCATCCTTCTCCCCTCCTCCTACCACCAGCGCTTCAACAGTTGGTGATTCCTCCCACAGCCTCTGCAATACTCCAGTGCCTAATATTCGCACCGGCCGATCGACTCCGTCCGAGGACAGCAGCTCCTCTTGTGGAAGTTACAGCGTGGGATCCACTCCGGATTTGCTAGATAGATTTACGGAAACAGTGCCTtcaagaaataaaaaagtctgCCCCCCTAATGTATCTGACGATGAAAGAAGCGTTAGGTATTCATCGTCTGGGTATTATGAATCACCCATGGAAGATGA CACAACCTGGACGTCGCCGAAGAACAACCACCATCGTCGCTGCAAAGACTTTACCCTAGACTTATCAAATAACCCCAACAAGTCATATCTCGAAACATACTCCATCTTGAACCCCAAACCCAATAAGAGGAATATCAAAGCTTCGCCATCCGCCGAAAAACCGAAAAGATCTAAACCGCGAATGAGGAGCCCCATGCAGGGTAGTAGAAAAAACTCGCAGCTCAAAAAACAAGCTCATATACAAg AAAAAGAGAACAAAGCAACTTCCGACGAATCTAGTTGCGACATCGCAGTCAAACATCTCAGTAATCAAAACTCTCCGAGAAGGGGaaagaaaactaaagaaaacaGCAAAAAGAAAGGAATACCCAGATCACCTGTTAGCCAAAGAAGTGCTCAGGAAAAGAAATCTTCTAGTTTACCGGGAAGTTTATCAAGAAAGAAGTCCTCGAAGCAGTGTCACAATTTAGCTCCTGAAAGTGGATCGAGTGAACGAAAAAA ttCAGTAAGTTCCCCATTATCATTAACTCGCCAAAGTCCAAAGAAGGTTGAAGACTCTACAAAATTGAAAGCACTAAGTGCTGAATCACTAAGATCTGTGAGTCCAG GCAGTGACAGCGTTTTCTACAGCGACCCGAGTAGTCAGACAGCAGATCATCAAGTCCATTGTCTGCATTGTGGAAAAGAAGTGGATATTGTCACCACCGATGACCCAGATAAAAGTATATCCAGTCTAGAAAATCCCGAAGAGATCGTTCAACCACCAGCGGGGTTTGAAGATTCACCGAGAATTAAATCAAGTGGTAGATTGTTCAAGAAGCTCGAAAGAAGAATTCGATCTGAAGAAAGGAACTATTTGGAGAATAAGAAGAATCGGTATAAATCAGAAGTTAGAGCAAAG tcagAAGAACGTGGAGCCAGCACATACAAAAGCAAACTGCGACCGATGGCTAAATCTACCACCGGCAGTCAGGAACAGCTGAAAGCGACTGATTCCAGTCCAAGTGTTCTGCCTGGGGCACCAGAAAACGAGGACGATACCGGTATTTACGATGTGCCTTACATGGAAGGTTGCTGGATACACATTGACGAAAGGGACGAAGTTATCGCGAGGACATCCTGCTCAAGTCCAAGTG ACAAGCCATCTTCCCGAAAAGATTCAATATCGAGTACCGAATCTGAACAGGAGTTCAGAAAGAAGTTTCAAGCTGTAACACATCGAATGGTGCATCGAAAATCTTGTTTAGAAATGTATAAAAGGCAGAACAACAAATCCTTTG ATTGCGACAAAACCGTAATAGTTCGCCGAGAATCGGGCGAATTTGGGTTTCGGATCCACGGGTCGAAACCAGTTGTTGTATCCGCCATAGAACCAGGAACTCCGGCAGAAACGTCTGGTTTGGAGGTGGGAGACATTGTTCTTTCGGTTAACGGAGTCAGTGTGCTCGATAAGAATCATTCGGAGATTGTTAAAATTGCCCATGCTGGAAGTGACACATTGAAAATGGAG GTGGCCAGGACGTGTTACGCGCTCAGTCCGCAACAAGAAGAGGAACCTTCCAAAATTTTGTTTAGTGGATATCTTTGGAAACTTAGCGGATACGCCAGTGGGAATTCTAGTAACAGATGGATGAGGCGATGGTTCTGTTTAAAGCAAAACGGATGTTTGTACTGCTACAAAACGGACATG GATAAACACCCTGTAGATGTAACAATGTTACACGATCAAGAAATCCAAACGGTAGACGACCAAGAAAACTTTTCCAAATCCCACGTGTTCATAGTCCAAAAACATGACGGTGTTCCCTTGTACTTAGCCGCAGAATCCTCGAGTATGCAAGAAAAATGGGTAGAAGAGATGAACAAACTGATGATAGACAACAAACAGCTTTTAGACAGTTTCCTTGATAGGACGAAAAGTAATTTGATGTTACCTCCCTGTTCGATTAAAGAACCAGATTGTTTTGGTTATTTGGTAAAATTAGGCACACAGTGGAAGAGCTGGAGTCGGAGATATTGTATTCTAAAGGATGCGTGTTTATATTTTTATCAGGATGCTAATGCAAAAAATGCTTTTG GGGTTGCTTATTTACATGGATACAGAGTACAACAATACTTATCAGGAACTAAAAAGTATGCTTTTGAAATTGTACCACCAGACTCTAACAAGAAACACTATTATTTTCATACAGATTCTGATGCTGACAAAAAGAG ATGGATAGCCGCATTAGAGTATTCTATAGATAAATGGATGAAAATTTAA
- the LOC140437785 gene encoding uncharacterized protein isoform X2, with amino-acid sequence MDYHPQGLPGSTRVVLNHLDVSTQANIQHSALSYESEDEMMSRMSRDRKGTPHYNREDIREQYCITERGLGALETKQSLFGCLSSHQGSCSNRTSLLTACVRQKVPSDENLYDLYRRHPSEYAPYPRRSRYPWGPVVSDIYRYDEDLKSSYFRRKPIIDPSRYTWMPSDDESVRMEKPRSIIENCHDRVTNSSSVMLPGKKHVSFARSHTLASFDNALSTLSYSTGHLNHIATSQERLLDVRKPELTPIITKQPEQEVFCDKIKRVPMKTQATQTEVGLGRKPLPPHINLSPRTIQKVKMVSQGAQTNGIATNGRKLIKSYSEAGSKFGISPMNGEIIPFDTIPDHEPLQRTQSDEPPRSPFIVDKAPTFSLPDRNGPGADSETSSLTKSDEHESEDSAESKKEIFIDFKPQLSPSSKMSKRTLMKALSDGEILLEQRRVKISDDCVVPEKPVHSVSHEDVYNEDEERIFTPYFQKMPIQNEGVCKPLEENVYSSLDNGMYTQDSIDEDFHEHLIYSRTYLDTHEFNGEQHINMENWLKDDSIVPSISFLPHAKLSPFTSNDSLANETRDQSDGIWNESQATVLQVDSGTDNGTILSSSEFNSATSPVSASIALTPSSKRKHMLMIQHQQRSSMDTENLDEETVDQNVTYLRKVSPAKTVESPASLFPRQYLSVENILPIRKKFTPETPVGSPLPAVVPDLLLSRTDSCRTNTDVSESTTTDDYITANSGTDSSRKSGSIKGPELYNNLQQAHITDGSSLESARGLDAISDDMVVPSFSPPPTTSASTVGDSSHSLCNTPVPNIRTGRSTPSEDSSSSCGSYSVGSTPDLLDRFTETVPSRNKKVCPPNVSDDERSVRYSSSGYYESPMEDDTTWTSPKNNHHRRCKDFTLDLSNNPNKSYLETYSILNPKPNKRNIKASPSAEKPKRSKPRMRSPMQGSRKNSQLKKQAHIQEKENKATSDESSCDIAVKHLSNQNSPRRGKKTKENSKKKGIPRSPVSQRSAQEKKSSSLPGSLSRKKSSKQCHNLAPESGSSERKNSVSSPLSLTRQSPKKVEDSTKLKALSAESLRSVSPGSDSVFYSDPSSQTADHQVHCLHCGKEVDIVTTDDPDKSISSLENPEEIVQPPAGFEDSPRIKSSGRLFKKLERRIRSEERNYLENKKNRYKSEVRAKSEERGASTYKSKLRPMAKSTTGSQEQLKATDSSPSVLPGAPENEDDTGIYDVPYMEGCWIHIDERDEVIARTSCSSPSDKPSSRKDSISSTESEQEFRKKFQAVTHRMVHRKSCLEMYKRQNNKSFDCDKTVIVRRESGEFGFRIHGSKPVVVSAIEPGTPAETSGLEVGDIVLSVNGVSVLDKNHSEIVKIAHAGSDTLKMEVARTCYALSPQQEEEPSKILFSGYLWKLSGYASGNSSNRWMRRWFCLKQNGCLYCYKTDMDKHPVDVTMLHDQEIQTVDDQENFSKSHVFIVQKHDGVPLYLAAESSSMQEKWVEEMNKLMIDNKQLLDSFLDRTKSNLMLPPCSIKEPDCFGYLVKLGTQWKSWSRRYCILKDACLYFYQDANAKNAFGVAYLHGYRVQQYLSGTKKYAFEIVPPDSNKKHYYFHTDSDADKKRWIAALEYSIDKWMKI; translated from the exons gcCAATATTCAACATAGTGCGCTGAGCTACGAGTCGGAGGACGAGATGATGAGCCGGATGAGCCGCGACAGAAAGGGCACACCACACTACAACAGAGAAGATATTAGGGAACAATATTGCATTACCGAACGCGGTTTAGGTGCCTTGGAAACCAAACAAAGCTTGTTCGGATGTCTTTCGTCTCATCAAGGCTCTTGCTCAAACCGTACATCTCTCCTTACAGCTTGCGTGAGACAGAAAGTACCTTCGGACGAGAATTTGTACGATCTTTATAGAAGGCATCCGTCGGAGTATGCTCCATATCCAAGAAGAAGCAG ATATCCATGGGGTCCGGTAGTATCTGATATCTACCGCTATGATGAAGATTTAAAATCGTCATACTTTAGAAGAAAACCAATCATAGATCCAAGCCGCTACACTTGGATGCCTTCCGACGATGAGTCAGTCAGAATGGAGAAACCTAGGTCTATCATTGAAAACTGCCATGATAGGGTTACTAATTCTTCTTCTGTTATGTTGCCAGG GAAAAAGCATGTTAGTTTCGCTAGATCTCATACTCTAGCGTCTTTTGACAATGCTCTATCTACTCTTAGTTATTCTACTGGGCATTTGAATCACATAGCTACAAGTCAGGAGAGGTTACTGGACGTTAGGAAACCTGAGTTGACGCCTATCATTACTAAACAACCTGAGCAGGAGGTCTTTTGTG ATAAAATCAAAAGAGTGCCGATGAAGACACAGGCCACTCAAACCGAAGTAGGTCTAGGAAGGAAACCATTACCTCCCCACATAAATTTAAGTCCAAGAACTATACAAAAG GTCAAGATGGTATCCCAAGGCGCCCAAACCAACGGCATCGCCACAAACGGCCGAAAACTGATCAAATCCTACTCGGAAGCCGGCAGCAAATTCGGAATATCGCCGATGAACGGAGAAATTATTCCTTTTGATACGATTCCCGATCATGAACCTTTACAAAGAACCCAATCTGACGAACCTCCTAGATCTCCGTTCATCGTAGATAAGGCACCGACTTTTTCTTTACCCGATCGTAACGGCCCAGGCGCCGACAGTGAAACCTCTTCTTTAACCAAATCTGACGAGCACGAGTCTGAAGATTCTGCTGAATCCAAAAAAgagatttttatagattttaag ccGCAACTTTCCCCTTCAAGCAAAATGTCAAAAAGAACCCTGATGAAGGCTCTGTCAGATGGCGAAATTTTGCTGGAACAAAGACGAGTAAAAATATCTGACGACTGTGTTGTTCCTGAAAAGCCGGTGCATTCCGTTAGCCATGAGGATGTTTATAATGAAGACGAGGAAAGGATATTCACGCCGTATTTCCAGAAAATGCCGATTCAAAATGAAG GTGTTTGTAAACCCCTGGAAGAAAACGTCTATTCTTCACTGGACAACGGAATGTACACGCAGGACTCGATCGACGAGGATTTTCACGAACATTTAATTTACAGCAGAACATACTTGGACACTCACGAATTTAATGGTGAACAACACATCAACATGGAAAATTGGCTAAAGGACGATTCGATTGTACCTTCCATAAGTTTTCTACCGCACGCAAAACTTTCTCCCTTCACTTCGAATGATTCTTTAGCTAACGAGACcag GGATCAGTCTGACGGAATTTGGAATGAATCTCAAGCAACAGTACTACAAGTGGACTCAGGAACTGACAACGGAACAATCTTAAGCAGCTCAGAGTTTAATTCAGCCACATCACCCGTTTCTGCATCCATCGCTCTAACTCCATCATCCAAAAGAAAACACATGCTCATGATTCAACACCAACAAAGATCTTCCATGGACACCGAGAACCTCGACGAAGAAACTGTGGACCAAAATGTAACATATTTAAGAAAAGTATCTCCGGCGAAGACTGTGGAATCTCCGGCATCGTTATTTCCAAGACAATACTTATCCGTAGAGAATATTTTACCGATAAGAAAAAAATTCACGCCAGAAACACCCGTCGGCTCGCCTCTTCCTGCTGTAGTTCCTGATCTTCTGCTGTCTAGAACTGATTCTTGTAGAACTAATACAGATGTATCAGAAAGTACTACTACTGACGACTATATCACTGCCAATTCTGGTACGGACAGCTCAAGAAAAAGTGGGTCtattaag ggTCCCGAATTATATAACAACCTTCAACAAGCCCACATTACCGACGGCTCAAGCCTGGAAAGCGCTCGAGGCTTGGACGCTATCAGCGACGACATGGTAGTCCCATCCTTCTCCCCTCCTCCTACCACCAGCGCTTCAACAGTTGGTGATTCCTCCCACAGCCTCTGCAATACTCCAGTGCCTAATATTCGCACCGGCCGATCGACTCCGTCCGAGGACAGCAGCTCCTCTTGTGGAAGTTACAGCGTGGGATCCACTCCGGATTTGCTAGATAGATTTACGGAAACAGTGCCTtcaagaaataaaaaagtctgCCCCCCTAATGTATCTGACGATGAAAGAAGCGTTAGGTATTCATCGTCTGGGTATTATGAATCACCCATGGAAGATGA CACAACCTGGACGTCGCCGAAGAACAACCACCATCGTCGCTGCAAAGACTTTACCCTAGACTTATCAAATAACCCCAACAAGTCATATCTCGAAACATACTCCATCTTGAACCCCAAACCCAATAAGAGGAATATCAAAGCTTCGCCATCCGCCGAAAAACCGAAAAGATCTAAACCGCGAATGAGGAGCCCCATGCAGGGTAGTAGAAAAAACTCGCAGCTCAAAAAACAAGCTCATATACAAg AAAAAGAGAACAAAGCAACTTCCGACGAATCTAGTTGCGACATCGCAGTCAAACATCTCAGTAATCAAAACTCTCCGAGAAGGGGaaagaaaactaaagaaaacaGCAAAAAGAAAGGAATACCCAGATCACCTGTTAGCCAAAGAAGTGCTCAGGAAAAGAAATCTTCTAGTTTACCGGGAAGTTTATCAAGAAAGAAGTCCTCGAAGCAGTGTCACAATTTAGCTCCTGAAAGTGGATCGAGTGAACGAAAAAA ttCAGTAAGTTCCCCATTATCATTAACTCGCCAAAGTCCAAAGAAGGTTGAAGACTCTACAAAATTGAAAGCACTAAGTGCTGAATCACTAAGATCTGTGAGTCCAG GCAGTGACAGCGTTTTCTACAGCGACCCGAGTAGTCAGACAGCAGATCATCAAGTCCATTGTCTGCATTGTGGAAAAGAAGTGGATATTGTCACCACCGATGACCCAGATAAAAGTATATCCAGTCTAGAAAATCCCGAAGAGATCGTTCAACCACCAGCGGGGTTTGAAGATTCACCGAGAATTAAATCAAGTGGTAGATTGTTCAAGAAGCTCGAAAGAAGAATTCGATCTGAAGAAAGGAACTATTTGGAGAATAAGAAGAATCGGTATAAATCAGAAGTTAGAGCAAAG tcagAAGAACGTGGAGCCAGCACATACAAAAGCAAACTGCGACCGATGGCTAAATCTACCACCGGCAGTCAGGAACAGCTGAAAGCGACTGATTCCAGTCCAAGTGTTCTGCCTGGGGCACCAGAAAACGAGGACGATACCGGTATTTACGATGTGCCTTACATGGAAGGTTGCTGGATACACATTGACGAAAGGGACGAAGTTATCGCGAGGACATCCTGCTCAAGTCCAAGTG ACAAGCCATCTTCCCGAAAAGATTCAATATCGAGTACCGAATCTGAACAGGAGTTCAGAAAGAAGTTTCAAGCTGTAACACATCGAATGGTGCATCGAAAATCTTGTTTAGAAATGTATAAAAGGCAGAACAACAAATCCTTTG ATTGCGACAAAACCGTAATAGTTCGCCGAGAATCGGGCGAATTTGGGTTTCGGATCCACGGGTCGAAACCAGTTGTTGTATCCGCCATAGAACCAGGAACTCCGGCAGAAACGTCTGGTTTGGAGGTGGGAGACATTGTTCTTTCGGTTAACGGAGTCAGTGTGCTCGATAAGAATCATTCGGAGATTGTTAAAATTGCCCATGCTGGAAGTGACACATTGAAAATGGAG GTGGCCAGGACGTGTTACGCGCTCAGTCCGCAACAAGAAGAGGAACCTTCCAAAATTTTGTTTAGTGGATATCTTTGGAAACTTAGCGGATACGCCAGTGGGAATTCTAGTAACAGATGGATGAGGCGATGGTTCTGTTTAAAGCAAAACGGATGTTTGTACTGCTACAAAACGGACATG GATAAACACCCTGTAGATGTAACAATGTTACACGATCAAGAAATCCAAACGGTAGACGACCAAGAAAACTTTTCCAAATCCCACGTGTTCATAGTCCAAAAACATGACGGTGTTCCCTTGTACTTAGCCGCAGAATCCTCGAGTATGCAAGAAAAATGGGTAGAAGAGATGAACAAACTGATGATAGACAACAAACAGCTTTTAGACAGTTTCCTTGATAGGACGAAAAGTAATTTGATGTTACCTCCCTGTTCGATTAAAGAACCAGATTGTTTTGGTTATTTGGTAAAATTAGGCACACAGTGGAAGAGCTGGAGTCGGAGATATTGTATTCTAAAGGATGCGTGTTTATATTTTTATCAGGATGCTAATGCAAAAAATGCTTTTG GGGTTGCTTATTTACATGGATACAGAGTACAACAATACTTATCAGGAACTAAAAAGTATGCTTTTGAAATTGTACCACCAGACTCTAACAAGAAACACTATTATTTTCATACAGATTCTGATGCTGACAAAAAGAG ATGGATAGCCGCATTAGAGTATTCTATAGATAAATGGATGAAAATTTAA